From Columba livia isolate bColLiv1 breed racing homer chromosome 5, bColLiv1.pat.W.v2, whole genome shotgun sequence, one genomic window encodes:
- the LOC102095455 gene encoding inverted formin-2 isoform X1 has translation MSVKKEGAHKKWAALKEKLGPQETDQSEANLENAEPELCIRLLQMPSVVNYSGLKKRLENSDDTWMVQFLELCGLDLLLEALDRLSGRGVARISDALLQLTCINCVRAVMNSHKGIEYIVSNEGYVRKLFQALDTTNVMVKKQVFELLAALCIYSSDGHALALDALDHYKSVKNQQYRFSVIMNELSNTDNVPYMVTLLSAINAIILGKEELRTRTQIRNEFIGLQLLDILDKLRDIEEEDLLIQCDTFEEFKIEDDEELLKICDGINMNDHHEVFSSLFNKVSRSPVSIQLLSILQSLLHLEPSHHSSLLLWESLDAVVNRALLLANDIQANTVEEVIERLLSIKKHPNKQKRAENQLSGSANGSIQAELEPCLRTSRTPAGSSNPTKTPAPSSGPPANEKKISSSQFTGCSVLPETSNPPLNAAPTQAPPPAPPPPPPSGTAVVTPTSPMINAPPTPPLPGIPLPPAPLPSMAGIPPPPPPLPSMGGIPPPLPPLPGMVGIPPPPPPLPGVVGIPPPPPPLPGMVGIPPPPPPLPGMVGIPPPPPPLPGMGGIPPPPPPLPGMGGIPPPPPPLPGMGGIPPPPPLLPSMAGDHIEAVVASQVSCPLGLGRPPRKAVKTPTLRMKKLNWQKLPSNVVRESHSMWASVSSSSEETIEPNYTSIEQLFCFPQPTPKEKMAAPVKAEPKEITFLDSKKSLNLNIFLKQFKCSNEEVVAMVQNGDRTKFDVEVLKQLLKLLPEKHEIENLKAFKEEKSKLANADQFYLLLLQIPSYQLRIECMLICEETTVVLDMIQPKAEAIRRACEDLLNSHRLPLFCQLILKVGNFLNYGSHTGDADGFKISTLLKLTETKANQTRITLLHHILEEVENRHTDLLELPKDLEYVSKAAGINLDIIRTESSTNLKKLLELQRKVLSSSDNVKQQYEKSIQDSIDASRKLEEEFETIERKREELANYLCEDPSKLSLEDIFSTMKTFRDLFIRALKENKDRKEQAAKAEKRKKQLEEEEGKRQKGENGKVIKKGMVKQEEVCVIDALLADIRKGFTLRKTKNRHESDAIPKTLPAESPEENQSGKSIKDPQAAEKQTDDKVKPNDNGHPSESIPTSTTALMEMGEVTNASASNHVLSKNKAGGNLPPESQMEIPSVSLVEADGTSQPMRSARMEQAESWASLQPSTKSGSIAFSAVNVGTGIRFVSSGSGAALKDQLNGSILEGQDKEYPADGSESDRMVQEPETQLSKAGVDSGSAQSAPCDEDHQAELKEMAKENEDPGTDSLLDTSQEKSFSEEPATDSSCSATLPPEHTHTDREKQRPPGKRRKKKRHSKNYSEVETDTGDNKTKKGCVVQ, from the exons ATGTCAGTCAAAAAGGAAGGTGCCCACAAGAAGTGGGCTGCCCTAAAGGAAAAACTTGGACCCCAGGAGACTGACCAGTCAGAGGCCAACCTGGAAAATGCAGAACCAGAGCTGTGCATCCGTCTCCTGCAAATGCCATCAGTGGTGAATTACTCTGGGCTGAAGAAGCGGCTGGAGAACAGTGATGATACCTGGATGGTCCAGTTCCTGGAGCTGTGTGGTCTGGACCTCCTCCTGGAGGCCCTGGACAGGCTGTCTGGGCGAGGAGTGGCCAGGATTTCTGATGCCTTGCTTCAGCTCACCTGCATTAACTGTGTGCGAGCGGTCATGAACTCACACAAAGGCATCGAATACATTGTGAGCAACGAGGGCTATGTCAGGAAACTATTCCAAG CACTCGACACAACTAATGTCATGGTCAAAAAGCAAGTATTTGAGCTCCTGGCTGCGCTGTGCATTTACTCATCAGATGGCCACGCTTTGGCTTTGGATGCCCTGGACCATTACAAG AGTGTGAAAAACCAGCAGTATCGATTCAGCGTCATAATGAACGAGCTCTCCAACACAGATAACGTGCCGTACATGGTGACACTGCTGAGTGCTATCAATGCCATCATACTGGGGAAAGAAGAACTAAGAACAAGGACACAAATCAGAAACGAGTTCATAG GACTTCAGTTGTTGGATATTTTAGACAAGCTAAG AGACATAGAGGAGGAGGATCTGCTTATCCAGTGTGACACATTTGAGGAGTTCAAGATAGAAGATGATGAGGAATTATTAAAGATATGTGATGGGATAAACATGAACGATCACCATGAAGTCTTTTCATCTCTCTTCAATAAA GTGAGCCGGTCTCCGGTCTCCATCCAGCTGCTGTCCATCCTCCAGAGCCTGCTGCACTTGGAACCATCTCATCACTCCAGCCTCCTGCTGTGGGAGTCCTTGGACGCAGTAGTGAACAGAGCCCTTTTGCTTGCAAATGACA TCCAAGCAAATACAGTTGAAGAAGTCATCGAGAGGCTGCTGTCTATCAAGAAACATCCAAACAAGCAAAAGCGAGCTGAAAACCAGCTGTCCGGGAGTGCAAATGGAAGCATCCAGGCTGAGCTGGAGCCATGTCTACGTACATCTCGGACCCCAGCAGGATCATCAAACCCCACCAAGACACCAGCACCTTCCTCAGGGCCACCTGCCAATGAAAAGAAGATCTCATCCTCCCAGTTCACAGGCTGCTCTGTTTTGCCAGAGACATCTAACCCTCCACTGAATGCTGCTCCCACCCAGGCACCTCCACCTGCACCACCTCCACCCCCTCCCTCTGGCACAGCAGTTGTGACCCCCACATCTCCCATGATAAATGCACCTCCAACCCCTCCACTCCCTGGCATCCCTCTACCCCCAGCCCCATTGCCCAGCATGGCAGGTATCCCCCCACCTCCACCCCCCTTGCCCAGCATGGGAGGCATCCCTCCTCCTCTACCCCCATTGCCTGGCATGGTGGGTATCcctccccctccacccccatTGCCTGGCGTGGTGGGTatccctcctcctccacccccaTTGCCTGGCATGGTGGGTatccctcctcctccacccccaTTGCCTGGCATGGTGGGTatccctcctcctccacccccaTTGCCTGGCATGGGGGGCATCCCACCCCCTCCACCCCCATTGCCTGGTATGGGGGGCATCcctccccctccacccccatTGCCTGGTATGGGGGGCAtccctcctcccccacccctcctgcccagcaTGGCAGGAGACCATATAGAAGCCGTAGTGGCCTCCCAGGTCAGCTGCCCTCTCGGCTTGGGCAGACCTCCCCGTAAGGCAGTGAAGACACCAACGCTGAGAATGAAGAAGCTGAACTGGCAGAAGCTGCCCTCCAACGTGGTGAGAG aaagtcaCTCAATGTGGGCTTCagtgagcagcagcagtgaggaaaCTATAGAGCCCAATTACACAAGCATTGAGCAGCTGTTTTGCTTTCCACAACCTACCCCCAAGGAGAAAATGGCTGCACCAGTGAAGGCAGAACCCAAGGAG aTCACATTTTTGGACTCCAAGAAAAGTCTCAATTTGAACATATTTTTGAAGCAATTTAAATG ctccaacgAAGAGGTAGTTGCCATGGTGCAGAATGGAGACCGGACCAAATTCGATGTTGAGGTTCTCAAGCAATTGCTGAAGCTGCTGCCTGAAAAGCATGAG ATAGAAAACCTGAAGGCCTTCAAAGAAGAGAAATCCAAGCTAGCAAATGCAGACCAGTTTTATCTTCTCCTCCTTCAGATTCCCAG CTACCAGCTGCGCATTGAATGTATGCTGATCTGCGAAGAGACCACCGTTGTGCTGGACATGATTCAGCCAAAAGCTGAAGCCATCCGGAGAGCCTGTGAAG aTCTTCTGAACAGTCATCGCCTGCCGCTTTTTTGTCAACTGATACTCAAAGTTGGAAACTTTCTGAACTAT GGAAGTCACACGGGCGATGCCGATGGGTTTAAAATCAGCACTTTACTCAAACTAAcagaaaccaaagcaaaccaaacccgCATTACGCTGCTCCATCACATACTGGAG GAAGTAGAAAACAGACACACGGACCTACTGGAACTGCCAAAGGATCTTGAATATGTATCAAAAGCAGCAGG AATTAATCTTGATATTATACGCACAGAGTCCAGCACCAATTTAAAGAAGCTGCTGGAGCTTCAGCGAAAAGTCTTATCATCAAGCGACAATGTGAAACAACAGTATGAGAAGTCTATACAG GATAGCATTGATGCCTCCAGAAAGCTGGAAGAAGAATTTGAAACTAttgagaggaagagagaagaactTGCAAATTATCTCTGTGAAGATCCAAGCAAGTTGTCCTTAGAGGACATATTCAGCACCATGAAGACCTTCAGAGACCTCTTCATCCGTGCCCTGAAG GAAAACAAGGACAGAAAGGAGCAAGCTGCCAAagcagagaagaggaagaagcagctggaagaggaagagggaaagagacagaagggagaaaatggaaaagtca TTAAGAAGGGGATGGTGAAGCAGGAGGAGGTGTGTGTCATCGATGCACTGCTAGCCGACATCAGGAAAGGGTTCACGCTGAGAAAGACAAAGAACAGACACGAGTCAGACGCAATTCCTAAAACCTTGCCTGCAGAGAGCCCGGAGGAGAACCAGTCTG gaAAGAGCATTAAGGATCCacaagcagcagaaaagcagactgATGATAAGGTCAAACCAAATGATAATGGTCATCCCTCAGAAAGCATTCCCACCTCAACCACTGCCCTGATGGAGATGGGTGAAGTTACAAATGCCTCAGCTTCAAACCATGTGTTATCTAAAAACAAAGCTGGAGGAAATTTGCCACCAGAGTCCCAGATGGAAATCCCCTCAGTAAGTTTGGTGGAAGCTGATGGGACCAGTCAGCCCATGCGGAGTGCCAGGATGGAGCAGGCAGAGAGCTGGGCAAGCCTCCAGCCGAGCACAAAGAGCGGATCCATTGCCTTCTCTGCTGTTAATGTAGGCACCGGGATAAGGTTTGTGAGCAGTGGCTCAGGTGCTGCTCTAAAAGACCAACTCAATGGATCCATCCTAGAAGGGCAGGACAAGGAATACCCAGCTGATGGGTCAGAGAGCGACAGGATGGTGCAGGAGCCAGAAACCCAGCTGAGCAAGGCTGGAGTTGACTCTGGCAGTGCTCAGTCTGCTCCCTGTGATGAGGATCATCAAGCAGAGTTGAAAGAGATGGCGAAGGAAAATGAAGACCCTGGAACAGACTCACTGTTGGACACCTCTCAAGAGAAGTCCTTCTCAGAGGAACCAGCCACTGACTCCTCGTGTTCAGCAACACTCCCCCC
- the LOC102095455 gene encoding inverted formin-2 isoform X4 — protein MSVKKEGAHKKWAALKEKLGPQETDQSEANLENAEPELCIRLLQMPSVVNYSGLKKRLENSDDTWMVQFLELCGLDLLLEALDRLSGRGVARISDALLQLTCINCVRAVMNSHKGIEYIVSNEGYVRKLFQALDTTNVMVKKQVFELLAALCIYSSDGHALALDALDHYKSVKNQQYRFSVIMNELSNTDNVPYMVTLLSAINAIILGKEELRTRTQIRNEFIGLQLLDILDKLR, from the exons ATGTCAGTCAAAAAGGAAGGTGCCCACAAGAAGTGGGCTGCCCTAAAGGAAAAACTTGGACCCCAGGAGACTGACCAGTCAGAGGCCAACCTGGAAAATGCAGAACCAGAGCTGTGCATCCGTCTCCTGCAAATGCCATCAGTGGTGAATTACTCTGGGCTGAAGAAGCGGCTGGAGAACAGTGATGATACCTGGATGGTCCAGTTCCTGGAGCTGTGTGGTCTGGACCTCCTCCTGGAGGCCCTGGACAGGCTGTCTGGGCGAGGAGTGGCCAGGATTTCTGATGCCTTGCTTCAGCTCACCTGCATTAACTGTGTGCGAGCGGTCATGAACTCACACAAAGGCATCGAATACATTGTGAGCAACGAGGGCTATGTCAGGAAACTATTCCAAG CACTCGACACAACTAATGTCATGGTCAAAAAGCAAGTATTTGAGCTCCTGGCTGCGCTGTGCATTTACTCATCAGATGGCCACGCTTTGGCTTTGGATGCCCTGGACCATTACAAG AGTGTGAAAAACCAGCAGTATCGATTCAGCGTCATAATGAACGAGCTCTCCAACACAGATAACGTGCCGTACATGGTGACACTGCTGAGTGCTATCAATGCCATCATACTGGGGAAAGAAGAACTAAGAACAAGGACACAAATCAGAAACGAGTTCATAG GACTTCAGTTGTTGGATATTTTAGACAAGCTAAGGTAA